The DNA sequence GCCTCGCTGACCGCCGACACGGCCGTCTTCCTGCCCGAGCGGGCCCGCCCGACGGGTGCCACGGCCGGTCACGCCCGCGCGGCCGGCGGCGAACTCGGCCCCGTGGAGAACGAGGACTACGTCAGCTCCCTGCTGCGCTTCGCCTCCGGCGCGCGCGGGGTGCTGGAGGCCTGCCGGGTGTCGGTGGGCGAGCAGAACAACTACGGCTTCGAGGTGCACGGCACCAAGGGCGCGGTGCTGTGGGACTTCCGCCGGATGAACGAGCTCGGCGTCAGCCGCGGCACCACCTACCAGGACCAGCCGGTCAGCACCGTCTACGTGGGCCCGGGCCACGGGGAGTTCGGCGCCTTCCAGCCGGGCGCGGCGAACGCCATGGGCTACGACGACCTCAAGGTGATCGAGGCGTACCGCTTCCTGCGCTCCGTCGCCGAGGGCGTCCCGCACGGCGCGACCCTCGCCGACGCGGTGCACAGTGCCGCCGTACTGGACGCGATGGCACGGTCGGCGGAGAGCGGCGCCTGGGTCACCCCGTAGCCGTGGCGGGCATGTTGTAGGGCGTCACGACCTGGATCGCGGACGGCAGGGTGGGGCCCGCGGACGGCAGCGCGCCGTGGGCCCGCATCACGATGTGGCAGGCCTCGCGCAGGTCGTGCCGGAGATCGTGGTGGAGCACGGCGGACAGCCGGTGCTCGCGCAGCAGCCGGGTGTTGTCGTGGTCCAGGTCGTGCGCGACGAACACGGCGCACTCGCGCCCGGCGTCCTCGAAGGCGCGCAGGGTGGCGATGTTGCCGCCGCCGATCGAGTAGACCGCCCGGATCTCAGGGTCCCGCTCCAGGGCGGCCCGGACCAGGTCGTACTGGGTGGCGTCCAGGCCCTGGCCCTCGGCGATCTCGACCAGCGCGCGCCCCGGCTGCCGGGCGCGCATGGCGCTGCGGAAGCCCATCTCGCGCTCCTCCTCGTTGCGGAAGAAGCCGCTGGAGAGGCTGGTGAGGACGTTGCCGGGCCGCTCGCCCAGCCACTGCCCCATGAGGTACGCGGCGGTGGCGCCCGCGGCCCGGTTGTCGCTGCCGACGTACCCGATCCGGGCGCTCGCGGGCAGGTCGGTCACCAGGGTCACCACCGGGACGCCCGCCGCCGCGAGCCGTCCGACGGCGGCGGTCACCTCGGGCACGTCGGGCGCCTTGAGGACCACCCCCTGCGAGCCGCGCCGGCCGATCCGGTCGAGCACCGCAACCAGCGCGGCGGCCGGTCCGGTCTCGCGGAAGTGGTAGCGGGAGCGGACCACCGCCGGGTGCAGGGAGGGCAGTTCGGCCTCCAGGGCGGTGCGGACGGCGGTGGAGAACCGCTCCGGCGACTGCATCACGATGTCCACCATGAACGTCCGGCCGACGAGGCGGACCTGGGTGCGCTGCCGGTCCAGGTCGGCGATCGCCCGGTGCACCTCGCGCGCGGTGCTCTCCCGCACCCCTCCCCTGCCGTTGAGGACACGGTCCACCGTGGCCTCGCTCAACCCTGCCTGACGTGCGATTTCCCGGATCGGGAAGGGGTGGCCCATGCGCCGGCTCCTGAGGGGTTTTTGATGGCTTCCTGCTGGTTGTTCGAGGGGTTTGTACTGACAAGAATGGCATCCGCCGCGTCGCTCCGTGACCCGAAGGGACGGCCTCATGTCCGTATCCACTCCGCAGCAGACCCCCGCGCCGGCCGCCTGGCTGTCCGAACGGGACTGCGACCTGGACGCCTTCCGCGCGCTGGTCGAGCAGTCGACCGACCCCGGCGCCCACCCGCACGCCTCGGCGGTGGAGCGCGACGTGCTGCTCTACGACGCCGACCGGCTCGCCCTCGCCGACCGCCGGGAGGTCCAGGCCGAGCTGGTGCGGGCCCTCACCGACGGTCCCGGCATCGTGGTCGTGCGCGGCGCCTTCCCCGACCCGGCGGTGGTCGACCGGGCCACGGCCGTCTTCGACGCCCTGATCGCCGAGCAGCGCGCCTCGGGCGCCACCGCCGGCGACCACTTCGCCAAGCCGGGCGCCAACGACCGGGTGTGGAACGCCCTGGAGAAGGCCGCCCTGTACGACCCGCAGGCATTCGCCGACTACTACGCCAACGACGTGATCGCCCTGGTGTCCTCGGCCTGGCTGGGCCCCGGCTACCAGGTCACCTCGCAGGTCAACGTGGTCAACCCGGGCGGCGCCGCGCAGACCGTGCACCGCGACTACCACCTCGGCTTCCTCTCCAACGAGGCGGCCGCCGCCTACCCGGCGCAGGTGCACCGCCTCTCCCCCGCGCTCACCCTCCAGGGCGCGGTGGCGCACTGTGACATGCCCGTCGAGTCCGGCCCCACGCTGTACCTGCCGCACTCGCAGAAGTACGAGCCCGGCTACCTCGCCTGGCGGCTCCCGGAGTTCCAGGAGTACTTCGCGGAGCACCACGTGCAGCTGCCGCTGGCCAAGGGCGACGCGGTGTTCTTCAACCCGGCGCTGTTCCACGCCGCGGGCGCCAACCGGTCGGCGGACATCCGGCGCATGGCCAACCTGCTCCAGGTGTCGTCCGCCTTCGGGCGGGCGATGGAGACCGTGGACCGCGAGGCGGTGGCCGGTGCCGTCTACCCGGTGCTGCTGGGGCGCAAGGCCGAGGGGGCCGGCGAGCGGTGGCTGGAGAACGTGATCGCGGCGAGCGCCGAGGGCTACCCGTTCCCCACCAACCTCGACAGCGACCCGCCGGTCGACGGCCTCGCCCCGCCCTCGCAGGCCGACGTGGTGCGCCGGGCGCTGCGCGAGGGGTGGACCCCGCGGACGCTGCGCGGCGAGTTGCGGGCCGCGGTGCAGCGGCGCGAGAGCTGAAGGGAGCACTGCGGCATGGGACTTCTCGACGACAAGGTCGTCCTCGTCAACGGCGGCAGCCAGGGGGTCGGTGCCGCCGTCGCGCGGGCCGCGGTCCGTGAGGGGGCGGCGGTCGCCGTCACCGGGCGGCGCCCGGAACCCGGCGAGGCACTGGTGGCGGAACTGACCGGCGCGGGCGGCGAGGCGGTGTTCGTACGGGCCGACCTGGCGGACGCCGAGCAGGCGAAGGACTCCGTCGCGCGGGTCGTCGCGGCGTACGGCCGCGTCGACTGCCTGGTCAACTCCGCGGGCCTCACCTCCCGCGGGACGCTCCTCGACACCACGCCCGACCTGTTCGACCGGCACATCGCCGTCAACCTCAGGGGCCCGTTCTTCGCCATGCAGGCCGCGGTCGCGGACATGCTGCGGCGCGGGGCGCCCGGCACCATCGTCAACGTCATCACCTCCTCGGCGCACGGCGGGCAGCCGTTCCTGGCGCCGTACGTCGCCGCCAAGGCCGGACTCGCCGGCCTGACCCGCAACGCCGCGCACGCCCACCGGTGGGACCGGATCCGCGTCAACGGCCTGAACATCGGCTGGACCGCCACCGAGGGCGAGGACGCCACCCAGCGCGCCTTCCACGGGGCGGGCGACGACTGGCGCGAGCAGGCGGCCGCGCGGCTGCCGATGGGCAGGCTCGGCCTGCCGGACGAGATCGCCGACTTCGTGGTCCTGCTGCTGTCCGACCGCTCGGGCGTGGTCACCGGCTCCGTGATCGACTGGGACCAGAACGTCCTGGGCGGCCTCGACTGACCTCCCCCTCCCCCGCTCGTACGACCCCCGCACCCAAGGAGCACCCTCCCCCATGCGCATCGGAATCCTCGGCCTCGGCCGCATCGGCGCCTTCCACGCCGAGACCCTGTCCGGGCTCGACGCCGTCGAGTCCCTCGTCGTCTCCGACCCGTTCGCGGACGCCGCGAAGGCCGCCGCCGAACGCTTCGGCGCCGCGGTCGCCGACTCCCCCGAGGCGGTGCTCGCGGCCGGCGTGGACGGCGTGGTCGTCGCCGCCGCCACCGACGCCCACCCGGGGCTGATCCTCGCCTGTGCGGAGGCCGGCGTCCCGGTCTTCTGCGAGAAGCCCGTCGCCCGCACCATGGCCGAGGGCGTGGCGGTCCTGAAGGCGGTCGAGGGCCGTGACGTGCCGATCCAGATCGGCTACAACCGGCGCTTCGACGCGGGCTTCGTGGCCGCCCGGGCGGCCGTGCGCAGCGGGGAGCTGGGCACGCTGCACACCGTCCGCTCCACCACGCTGGACCCGGCGCCCCCGCCGGCCGCGTACGTCGCCGCCTCCGGCGGCATCTTCCGCGACTGCTCGGTGCACGACTTCGACATCATCCGCTGGGTGACCGGCCGCGAGGTGCGCGAGGTGTACGCCGCCGGCGGCAACCGGGGCGCCGACTACATCAGGGAGGCGGGCGACGCCGACACCACCGGCGCGGTCCTCACCCTCGACGACGGCACCCTCGCGGTGGTCTCCAACAGCCGCCACAACGCCTGCGGTTACGACGTGCGCATGGAGATCCACGGCTTCACCGACTCCATCGCGGTGGGCCTGGAGGACAAGCTGCCGCTGCGGTCGGTGGAGCGGGGCGTCACCTTCCCGGCGGGCGTCCCGCACGACTTCTTCATGGACCGCTTCGCGGCCGCCTACCGCGCCGAACTGACCGCGTTCACCGAGGTGGTGGCGGGCACCCGCCCCTCACCGTGCACCGTCGCGGACGCCCTGGAGGCCGGCTGGATCGCCGAGGCCTGCACCCTGTCCCTGCACGAGCACCGTCCGGTGACCGTGGATGAGGTGCGCGGGGCCTGACCGGTCGCGTCCGGCCCTCCCCGGTCCCGTCCGGGCCGGGGAGGGCCGCACCGCATCACTCGGGACGGCGATCCGGATCGCCCGGCTCCCGGTGGCCGGCGGGCGGCGCGTGGGTCGTACGGGGCGGCTCCCCCGCCGGACCGCCCGCCGTGCCGATCGCCTGCCGCAGGAACGGCAGGATGCCGCGCTCCAGCAGGGCCGTGTGCCAGGCCAGCCTGGCCCGTTCCACTTCCGCGTACGGATCGTCGTACCGCCTGTCGGGGACGGTGCGGCGGGCGCGCCGTAGCCTGCGGCGCCGCGCCGGCGCGGTCAGGACCAGCCCGGCCGTGACCGAGGCGAGGCACAGGCCGGCGGTCACCAGCGCCCCTGCCAGGTCGTGTTCCCGGCCCGCCGATCCGAGGGCGAGGGCGAGGAGCAGCAGCGTCAGTGCCGCCGCCCCCAGCAGCACGGCGCTCACCCCCCGGGCGGACTTCCGGCGTCCCGTCCCGGCAGGGGCGTACGGGGCGGGCTGGGCCGCGCCTCCCGGGCCCGGGCCGGCCGGCCCGCCCCACGCGGGCACCGCCGTCGACGGCCCCAGCCGCTCCGCCCTGACCCGCAGGAAGTGCTGGTACTCGGCCGCCGCCGCCGCCATGACGGCCTCCCGGGCGTTGAGCGCCAT is a window from the Streptomyces capillispiralis genome containing:
- a CDS encoding LacI family DNA-binding transcriptional regulator; amino-acid sequence: MGHPFPIREIARQAGLSEATVDRVLNGRGGVRESTAREVHRAIADLDRQRTQVRLVGRTFMVDIVMQSPERFSTAVRTALEAELPSLHPAVVRSRYHFRETGPAAALVAVLDRIGRRGSQGVVLKAPDVPEVTAAVGRLAAAGVPVVTLVTDLPASARIGYVGSDNRAAGATAAYLMGQWLGERPGNVLTSLSSGFFRNEEEREMGFRSAMRARQPGRALVEIAEGQGLDATQYDLVRAALERDPEIRAVYSIGGGNIATLRAFEDAGRECAVFVAHDLDHDNTRLLREHRLSAVLHHDLRHDLREACHIVMRAHGALPSAGPTLPSAIQVVTPYNMPATATG
- a CDS encoding phytanoyl-CoA dioxygenase family protein, whose amino-acid sequence is MSVSTPQQTPAPAAWLSERDCDLDAFRALVEQSTDPGAHPHASAVERDVLLYDADRLALADRREVQAELVRALTDGPGIVVVRGAFPDPAVVDRATAVFDALIAEQRASGATAGDHFAKPGANDRVWNALEKAALYDPQAFADYYANDVIALVSSAWLGPGYQVTSQVNVVNPGGAAQTVHRDYHLGFLSNEAAAAYPAQVHRLSPALTLQGAVAHCDMPVESGPTLYLPHSQKYEPGYLAWRLPEFQEYFAEHHVQLPLAKGDAVFFNPALFHAAGANRSADIRRMANLLQVSSAFGRAMETVDREAVAGAVYPVLLGRKAEGAGERWLENVIAASAEGYPFPTNLDSDPPVDGLAPPSQADVVRRALREGWTPRTLRGELRAAVQRRES
- a CDS encoding SDR family oxidoreductase, whose product is MGLLDDKVVLVNGGSQGVGAAVARAAVREGAAVAVTGRRPEPGEALVAELTGAGGEAVFVRADLADAEQAKDSVARVVAAYGRVDCLVNSAGLTSRGTLLDTTPDLFDRHIAVNLRGPFFAMQAAVADMLRRGAPGTIVNVITSSAHGGQPFLAPYVAAKAGLAGLTRNAAHAHRWDRIRVNGLNIGWTATEGEDATQRAFHGAGDDWREQAAARLPMGRLGLPDEIADFVVLLLSDRSGVVTGSVIDWDQNVLGGLD
- a CDS encoding Gfo/Idh/MocA family protein gives rise to the protein MRIGILGLGRIGAFHAETLSGLDAVESLVVSDPFADAAKAAAERFGAAVADSPEAVLAAGVDGVVVAAATDAHPGLILACAEAGVPVFCEKPVARTMAEGVAVLKAVEGRDVPIQIGYNRRFDAGFVAARAAVRSGELGTLHTVRSTTLDPAPPPAAYVAASGGIFRDCSVHDFDIIRWVTGREVREVYAAGGNRGADYIREAGDADTTGAVLTLDDGTLAVVSNSRHNACGYDVRMEIHGFTDSIAVGLEDKLPLRSVERGVTFPAGVPHDFFMDRFAAAYRAELTAFTEVVAGTRPSPCTVADALEAGWIAEACTLSLHEHRPVTVDEVRGA